Proteins from a genomic interval of Symmachiella macrocystis:
- a CDS encoding LuxR C-terminal-related transcriptional regulator has protein sequence MAKKRKPKSPSAGEDSERLQRRAALWSKEDLLSPADPAEDLLTSEEWISIGIALDLSTRELCVAILIFEGQTRANIARQLHKKDGQPVSPGTIRVYIDRLFQKLRVNDRVGFVQRIMRVHLRLSTAS, from the coding sequence ATGGCGAAGAAACGCAAACCAAAGTCCCCCAGCGCGGGCGAGGACTCCGAACGCCTGCAGCGACGGGCGGCGCTGTGGTCCAAAGAGGATCTGCTTTCTCCGGCGGATCCGGCAGAGGATTTGCTGACTTCCGAGGAGTGGATTTCGATCGGTATCGCGCTCGATCTTTCCACCCGCGAACTCTGCGTGGCGATCCTCATCTTCGAAGGACAGACGCGCGCCAACATTGCCCGCCAACTGCACAAGAAGGATGGTCAACCGGTCAGTCCGGGGACCATTCGCGTCTACATCGACCGTCTTTTTCAGAAATTACGCGTCAATGACCGGGTCGGTTTTGTGCAGCGAATCATGCGGGTCCATTTGAGATTGTCCACCGCAAGCTGA
- a CDS encoding family 20 glycosylhydrolase, with amino-acid sequence MSTKTLPFCILLLLVCGALFPIGCTVSSDDDPAPEAEVAAPEEFLETEEITDDVPADNETSVSNQEELAKVLDEAETILADEAEADAEAVDSTEIPETSHLHLKWIHDANVDGPETYEHHHEYLAKSKNKARLILTNNGQTALPANGWALYFRIGPFMYLDEEAFAEANETVKASFTGIQGRYKIEPTDGFKPLKTDESLTIPIVGMRQIMLNSDPPVGFYLVSIDEDGNEALVGDIAIEYGPIKGFTPSPEPIGARADAKSRYNRHAQYNGESEPQVALPAPRNVDLDDSKKIDLAQLAAVKSSDDLKFESDALTTLLDKHRQANESDDAVAVSLTIDPELAKEQYKLTVNDEGVSLSGGSAAGVFYGIQTVDQLLDRFGDHLPYITIDDQPQFSYRGLMVDICRHFFGPKTLKKVIDQMAHYKMNVLQLRLNEDEAWRIEIPSLPELTDIGSKRGHVTHDADGKVVQLPVVLNDGGTGPSGYLTREDYIDLLKYAKARHIEVIPEIAVPGHARSAIQALLDKPGYLMIDPEDKSEHLSPQGFDDNILNPAMEGVYPFLEEVFTAVNEMHDAAGVPLAHVHIGGDEAPEEAWTLSPAIAAMGYENVDPKVDPEKSIAVHRKIRDDFSQKLYEIIDKTSSGTVHVGSWHENAPFVTARMADGKAYITEWDFDGDATYARLKTGQPTVLCNPRTSYFDMAYENNPTERGHFWSGFTDTKDVYEYRPLALTDEPLPQKERDLIQGIQSQLWTETINTPEMLEWYMLPRLLPFAERAWNPDVSDEDIAAQWSAFASFVGNYALPRLEREGVHFRIPKPGAIEEDGKLKAIVPYPGLEIRYTTDGSEPVVESPLFDPQDPPAYDTKIKLRAFTTEGRGSSSVPVEE; translated from the coding sequence ATGTCGACAAAAACACTCCCCTTTTGCATTTTGCTGTTGTTAGTTTGCGGCGCACTTTTCCCCATCGGCTGTACTGTCTCCAGCGATGACGACCCAGCTCCGGAGGCAGAAGTCGCCGCTCCCGAAGAATTCTTGGAAACCGAAGAAATCACGGACGATGTCCCCGCAGACAATGAGACCTCAGTCAGCAACCAAGAGGAATTAGCCAAAGTCCTGGATGAAGCGGAAACCATATTGGCTGACGAAGCGGAGGCGGATGCGGAGGCGGTCGACTCAACGGAAATCCCCGAGACCAGCCACCTCCACTTAAAATGGATTCACGATGCCAACGTCGACGGACCGGAGACGTACGAGCACCACCACGAGTACTTGGCAAAGTCCAAAAACAAAGCGCGGTTGATTCTGACCAACAACGGACAAACGGCTTTGCCGGCAAATGGTTGGGCGCTCTACTTCCGCATCGGACCGTTTATGTATCTGGACGAAGAAGCTTTCGCCGAAGCCAATGAAACCGTCAAAGCCAGCTTCACCGGGATCCAGGGCCGGTATAAAATCGAACCGACCGACGGCTTTAAGCCACTGAAAACCGACGAGTCGTTAACGATCCCGATTGTTGGCATGCGGCAAATCATGCTCAACAGCGATCCGCCGGTCGGGTTCTATTTGGTCAGCATCGACGAAGACGGAAACGAGGCCTTGGTCGGCGACATCGCCATTGAATACGGTCCGATCAAAGGGTTCACTCCCTCACCGGAACCGATTGGAGCTCGCGCGGATGCCAAATCGCGGTACAACCGCCATGCCCAATACAACGGCGAAAGCGAACCCCAAGTCGCGCTGCCGGCGCCGCGGAACGTTGACCTCGATGATTCGAAAAAAATCGACCTCGCCCAACTGGCAGCGGTCAAATCGTCGGACGATTTAAAATTCGAAAGCGACGCACTGACCACCCTGCTCGACAAACATCGCCAAGCCAACGAATCGGACGATGCGGTTGCCGTGAGCCTGACCATCGATCCCGAGCTCGCCAAAGAACAGTACAAATTAACCGTCAACGACGAGGGTGTCAGTCTCAGCGGCGGATCGGCCGCCGGGGTGTTTTACGGAATTCAAACGGTCGACCAATTACTCGACCGTTTCGGCGACCACCTGCCTTACATCACGATCGATGATCAACCGCAATTTTCCTACCGCGGATTGATGGTCGACATCTGTCGCCATTTCTTTGGGCCGAAGACGTTGAAAAAAGTCATCGATCAAATGGCGCATTACAAAATGAATGTGCTGCAATTACGCCTCAACGAAGACGAAGCCTGGCGTATCGAAATCCCCAGCTTGCCGGAACTGACCGACATCGGTTCCAAGCGGGGCCACGTGACCCATGACGCGGACGGAAAAGTCGTGCAGTTGCCCGTCGTTTTAAACGACGGCGGCACTGGTCCTTCGGGCTATCTGACTCGCGAAGACTACATCGACCTTTTGAAATACGCCAAAGCACGGCATATCGAAGTCATTCCCGAAATCGCCGTCCCGGGACACGCGCGATCCGCTATCCAGGCGCTGCTCGACAAGCCGGGATATTTAATGATCGATCCGGAAGACAAATCCGAGCATCTCAGTCCGCAAGGATTTGACGACAACATTCTCAATCCGGCAATGGAAGGCGTGTACCCCTTCTTGGAAGAGGTCTTCACCGCCGTTAACGAGATGCACGATGCGGCCGGCGTTCCGTTGGCTCACGTACATATCGGCGGCGACGAAGCACCGGAAGAAGCCTGGACACTATCGCCGGCCATAGCGGCTATGGGCTATGAAAACGTTGATCCCAAAGTCGATCCGGAAAAATCGATCGCCGTTCATCGAAAAATTCGCGACGACTTCTCGCAAAAACTGTACGAGATCATCGACAAAACTTCGTCGGGAACCGTGCACGTTGGATCTTGGCATGAAAACGCACCGTTTGTCACCGCACGGATGGCCGACGGGAAAGCCTATATCACCGAATGGGACTTCGACGGTGACGCGACTTACGCGCGGCTCAAAACCGGACAGCCCACGGTACTCTGCAATCCCCGTACAAGCTATTTTGACATGGCCTACGAAAACAATCCCACCGAGCGGGGGCATTTCTGGTCCGGCTTTACGGATACCAAGGATGTCTACGAATACCGCCCCTTGGCGCTCACCGATGAGCCATTGCCGCAAAAAGAGCGCGACCTGATTCAAGGGATTCAGTCTCAACTTTGGACCGAGACGATCAATACCCCCGAGATGCTCGAGTGGTACATGCTCCCCCGCCTGCTACCCTTTGCCGAGCGCGCTTGGAATCCGGATGTCAGCGACGAAGACATTGCCGCCCAATGGTCGGCGTTTGCATCATTTGTGGGTAACTATGCATTGCCGCGTTTAGAACGCGAGGGGGTCCATTTCCGGATTCCCAAACCGGGAGCAATCGAAGAGGATGGAAAACTCAAAGCCATCGTCCCTTATCCGGGACTGGAGATTCGCTACACGACCGATGGGAGTGAGCCAGTCGTCGAGTCACCGCTCTTCGATCCACAAGATCCTCCGGCATACGACACGAAGATAAAACTCCGTGCATTCACTACCGAGGGTCGCGGCAGTTCGAGCGTACCGGTTGAGGAGTGA